GGATTTTTGGCTAATCATAAGAATGAAACCACACACTACGTTTGCGCTGGTGGCGATTGCTGCCGTTATCTCACTGGCTGGTTGCCAGCTTAAAGAAGATTCGATGAACTACTTCCAGAACGAATCTGAGGTGATGATCATCAAGGGCGAGAACCACGATCTAAACATTGAGAACCGTCTTGACCGGGTGTCGCTGTATGGGAGTGTGGATATTACCCACGATAGGGCAGGGCTGGAGCAGGCGTTGCGGCTGAAAGGGGTGGTGGATGGTATGGTGGCGGTGTTGAGTGAAGAGCAGGAGAAAGGGGGGCTACCTGATAAAGTTGAGTCTACTGTTGTGGGTGTGACTGGTAATTCGTTCGATGACCACAGGTAAGCCTATAAAAAGGATTTGTGCTATTGTGTGGTTTTTACTCTTGTCGTGATGTAATGTAACAAAATGTATGGGGCTACAGTGCTGTATTCCTCAGATAAAGCGTGTGTTTACATGGAGTGGGGCTGATTTGTCAGAATTTTTAGGCATAGTTGTTAGCTTAATCGGTATTTTCATTCCGATCATTGAGCTTTTCCTAAAGAAAAGCTCAGGAACAGGCGACGGTGAACCATCGGTAGTTAATATAACTCAATACTTCTTTGGTGGAGCTAATCAAAGAGGTAGAAGAAACAATACAGAGAAAAACATTGATCGTGTTGTTGATTTAATTAGAAAAGATTATAATTTTCTTGTGAGTTCCACACCGATTATATTTGCCATGTCTATAGTGTTTTCCATTGGTACTTTTGCAGTACAGGAAATTGACCATACTTGGTTTTTTGTAGCAGATTATGTGCATGGCATTCTACAAAATGGCACAATAAATAAAGAATTTGCTTATGTAATATCTTTCGCGATTCCATTTGTTGGATTTTTTTCGGTTTCTTATTTTGCTTTATGGTATATCTGCGACTTAAGACTAAGAACTTCTATAAATAATGCGGGTTGCCTAGGTGATACACCAAAATTGGAAAAAATTAAAAATATTTTCTTTAACTCTGGGGAAATTGCTCATTTCAATATTTACCCTATGCAGACAATTAACAGGCTTATTGAAAATGGAAAAATAAAGAAAAGAAATAGCAGAAAAGTTAAAAGAAACCATGAGAGTGAACAAGGATTTTTTTCACAGAAACTCGTGGTTTTCTCAATTGCAATTATGCTAATGATGCATTTTTCATTTAAGTTTTTTTTCTCTGATACAGCTATTAAACAAGCCAGTAAATCTAATCCAACCTATGATAGGTACAAATGAAACCATCACCAGACGACTACCAAACCCGTATCGAAGCCCTACGCACCTGCATCTACAGTGAATATGACCCAGCGATTGATGCATTGATCGCAGAACTAGAAGCCGTTGGCAGGCTGGAAGAATACGAGGCGGTGCTGACTGAAATCGACAAGTCGCGCGATTGGGAGTTAAAGCAACTGGTTATGGATACTTTGGCTCGCCTATAGCATCCATAGTCATACAGATAGCTTGGCACATAGCTCTCTTGCGTTATCATCGCTCGCGGAAACCCTCACCGAGAACGCCATTTTTCTCCTGTAAAATTACTCCATACACGACAAAACACGCCTATTACAGCAGTGTTCATGTCAATTTTTTAGTATTGAGTTACACAATTTACAGGAACGATTTCATCCATGAACGAAGAAAAAACCAACTTTGGTGCTACTGCAAAAGCCAACGTGGGCATGAGCTTGAACGGCAAAATGAGCGAACAGGGGGCTGACATTGCGGCACGCTGGATAGGTCTTGGCTTTGTCATTGTGTGTACAGCGATATTACTCTGGGTACTGTTCCCCAACGGTATTTATCAGCCATGAACGGAAGACTAACCCAACCCCGGCAACCCCCGCACAATCTCCATCGTCCGCAAGCTCACCGTAATCACCCGCTGGAACAACTCCAGCGGATACCGCGCATTCTTCATTGTCTCAATCGCCCAATCATTCGCATCATTCACAATACCGCTGTCCTTGTGGGTGCTGACCCCTTGGCGTTCCATCACCCATTCCAGCGCGGGCTTGCCATTCACCACGTAGTCATACGCTGCCAGTGGGATACCCTTGATGGTGATGGCATGGTTATAGACCACGGTGGACTTGTCGCCCTTGCTGGCAAACTTCATCTTGGTGACGTAGAAATCCTTGTCCTGCAATTCCGCCAGTTTGCGGCTGCCACAGTCCAGCGTGACGGGGTAGGGGGCTTGGGTTTCGTAGTTGACGTGCAGCTCTGCCAGCTCGCGGCCTGCGGTGCTGAAATGCCAGAAATCGGCGGCTTGCTTGACGGCGGGGATACGCGGCAATTCCTTGGTGAGGTTGTCGGCGTACTTGGCTTTGTAGTCCTCGGAATGCAGCAGACCGTAGATGTAATAAAACAGGTCTTCCTTGCTGATCGTTTCCGTGGGGTAGGCAGCTTGGAAATGTAACAATCCAGTATCGCCGATGCCGTCCTTAGCAGTATAATTCGTTCGTTCGTTCGTTCGTTCGTTCGTTCGTTCGTTCGTGATAGCTGCGCCTATCGGAAACAACTCATGGTTTTTCCAGATTCCACCATCACTCTCAACCTCTGCTTTTTCATACAGTTTCAGCGGAAAACACTGACCCTTCTCAATAGTGTCCAAATTCGAAATAGAGCCCATCATTAAAGCGGAGAATCCGCTTCTTCCTCCAACACCAGAAACGCAAATTACCCGATTTTCAACCGATGAATCGGGAAAAATGCGGGGCATTTGGTACACCATTTCATTGAATCTTCGGTTGAAATACATCCATTGCTTGGAAAATGGACGGTACACACTTGGCGTGAGGCAATCTGATTCAAACGCAAACTGTGTGTCTTTCGCCAATTCATGTTTCAAGCTTCGAGTCCAGCTAATTTGAGTCGGATCGGTATTGATAAATCCATCCACCTGAGCTTCGCGGGCTTTCTTGTCCAGCCCGATATGAACCGCATTGAAACGCTTTGACTCAGCGTTATAGAAGACAATCATGCGCTTCATATTGACCGAAACTCCGACCTTGCTGGCGTTGTAGCACCACGCATCACGATTGGTGACAACACCAAGTGAGAAGTTTTCAAAAATTGTCACTGAGCTTTTATCTTTCTTGTCGCCCATGCTGATGAATTCACTAAAGCTGTCATCACGCTGCTTGAGCCAGTCGCTGTGTTCATCGGGGGTGATGCGTTGCCAGCCGTTTACCGCTGCAATGCCATTGATACTTTTGAAGTCGCTGATGGTTTCCAGCTTCTCGGCTTGCTTTAGGTCGTTGCCAATATCAAAGTAGTGAATTTTTCCTTGTTCTGTGGCTTTGGGATTTTTGATGAATAATGTAATAGCTATGCCTGTCATACTGCCACTGCCAAAGACGTTTTGACCCTCCATTGCTTTGCCTTTGCTCAACATATTTTTGCGAATATCGCCGCGCAGATTAAATACATAGAGGCTGCTGAATTCGTCTGCAAAGCATTTGCGCAAACCATCCATTGATGATTTCTCTACAAAGCCGTTACCTGAAACAAAGCCCATCACGCCGCTGTCACCAATCCGGTCACTTGCCCAGCGAATGGCGCGGATATAACTGTCGTACAGTCCTTTTGAAAGTATTGCTTTGGATTGTGCCGCGTAAGTGCTGCGGATGCGGTTATCCAAATGTGGATAGATCACGTTATCATTATTATCGTTTTCACTTTTTTGCCCAATCGAATACGGCGGGTTGCCGATGATCACGCGAATATCCAACGCCTTTTGTTTAACGCGCCGTGCGCTGTTGTCCACCAGAATCTTGTCCACCAAGTCCGGCTTTTCGTGCAACTGGAAGGTGTCGGTTAAACAAATGCCATTGAACGGCTGATACTCCCCACCCACCAAATCATGGTAAACCGCTTCAATGTTGATGGCGGCGATGTAATACGCCAGCAGCACAATCTCGTTAGCGTGGATCTCGTGCTGGTACTTGTACGGCAATTGCTCCGGCGTAATCAGCCCACTTTGCAGCAAGCGGGTGATGAACGTCCCCGTGCCGGTGAACGGGTCGATGATATGCACGTTCTCATCCCCCAAGGTCTGCCCGAATTCGCTTTGCAGCACGTCGTTGACGCTGTGAATGATGAAATCCACCACCTCCACGGGCGTGTACACAATCCCCAGCCGTTCGGTCATGCGCGGGAAGGCGTTACGGAAAAACTTGTCGTACAGCTCTACCACGATCTTTTGCTTGCCTGCCGCGTTGTCGATGCCTTCCGCCCGCATCTTCACGCTGTCATAGAACGCTTGCAGGGTATCCGCTTCCTTGTCCAGCCGGTGCGCTTCCAGCTTCTCCAGCACGTCCTGCATGGCTTTGGACATGGGGTTATGCTCGGCAAAGCTGTAATCCTTGAACAAAGCTTCAAACACTGGCTTGGTGATCAGGTGTTGCGCCAGCATTTCGACAATCTCGCCGTCGGTAATGGCGTTGTTGAGGTCGTCGCGCAACTCCCCGGCAAAGGCTTGGAACGCGGCGATTTCGGCGCTATTGCTCGGCGTGTCGAGAATCGCCTGAATGCGGGTAATGTGGGTACGCGCAATCTTGGCAATGTCGTTTGCCCAGTCTTCCCAATGCCCACGATTGCCGACCTTTTTCACGATCTTGGCATAGATGGCGCGTTGGATTTCGTCCACTTCCAGCGTCAAATCCATCTGTTCGCTACCCGTGCCGTCACCTTTGCCGCCTTTACCGCGTTTGGGGGGATTCTTGCCGATACCAAACTCACCTTTGCCGGTGTCTTTCTTGGTGGGCTTGTTGGCTTTCTTGGCGATTTTGTCGGTAATGGCGATGACTTCCATCTTGCTGGTATCCGGGCCATTCAAATCCAGCTTGTTGACCATCGCATCAAAGCGGTCATCGTGCGAACGCAAGGCTTGCAGCACCTGCCACACCACCTTGTAGGTTTTGTTGTCTTCCAGTGCCTTGTGTGGCTCGACTCCGGCAGGAATCACCACGGGCAGGATGATGTAACCGCGCTTTTTGCCCGGTGCAAGGCGCATCACCCGCCCCACCGATTGCACCACGTCCACCTGTGAATTACGCGGGGTCAGGAACAACACCGCATCCAGTGCCGGAACATCCACCCCTTCGGACAAGCAACGCACGTTAGAGAGAATCCGGCAGGTGTTGTCTGGGGTTTCTGCCTTTAACCAATTGAGCTTTGCTTCTTTCTGGCTGGCATTCATGCCGCCGTCAACGTGGGCGGCTTCGCAATCCAAGGTTAACGTGGGTGGGGTTTCAAACGCGGTTTGCTGTTCGCGCTCGTGCTCCTGGTAGGCTTCCACCACCTCTTGGAACATCGCGGCAATGTTCTTGGAACTGACCTTGTGGTATTTCGGGTTCTTGGCTGGCTCGATCACTTGGCAGAACGCCACGGCGCGGCGCATGAAGGCTTGATCGTCCACTAAATCTTGGGTTGTGCCTTGCTTGGATAACGCTTTCCAGCAGCCCACAATCTTGGCGGCATCGTCTACCTTGAGCTGGTTGTCTTCATCCTTCAGTAGGTTTTGCAGGCTGCGGCTGATGTGTGCCTCATCAATCGACAATACCAGCACTTTGTAATCCACCAGCAAGCCTTGTTTGACCGCTTCCGAGAAGCTGATCACGTACAGGTCTTGCCCGTACAGCGCGGCATTATCCATTGAACACAACGCCACATTGTCACGCTCCGCCGTTACCTTGGTGCTGTCGGCATAGATGCGCGGGGTGGCAGTCATGTACAGGCGTTTGCTGGCTTGGATAAAGGCGGCATCGTGGACTTTTACAAAGCTGGATTCGTCTTCGTCGTCAAAGGTTGCGCCTGTGGTGCGGTGGGCTTCATCGCAGATAATCAGGTCAAACCCTGCCAGCCCGTGTGCTTGCTGCGCCTTGCTGATCACGTCAATGGAATGGTAGGTGGAAAACACCACGCTCATGTGGTGGCTGTCGTGGCGTTTGCCCAGCTCCTGCGCTAACCGATCCGGCTTGGTGGTGGCGGGGTAACGCAATTCGTGGGCAAAGGTCTGTACGATGTCATCGTCTTTCTTGCGCTTGTTGCCCACGTCGCTATCCGAACACACCGCGAAGCTGTGCAACGGGGTCGCGCTTTCCTGCGTCCACTCAGTCAAGGTCTGCGACAACAGCGACAAACTGGGCACGAGGAACAACACGCGCTTGCCGCTACCTGCCAAACTTTCGGCAATTTTCAGGCTGGTGAAGGTCTTGCCCGTGCCACACGCCATGATCAGCTTGCCACGGTCGGCAGTCTGCAAACCTTGCTGTACCTTGGCGAGTGCCTTTTTCTGGTGGTCACGCAGTTGCTTCTTGGCTTTGAATACGGCGGGTTGGTTGGGCTGGTAGCGTGACCAGTCAATCTGGCTGTTTTCAAGGTCGTTGAGGTCGATCTTGCTAACGGGTGGCTGCTGATCGCGTAGCGCGTCGTCGGCGTGTTCACTCCAGTTGTTGGTGGTGACGATGATCAGGCGGTGCGTGAAGGGCTTTTTGCCGGAGGCGGTAAAGAAGCTGTCGATGTCGCGTTTTTGAATGCGGTAATCCGGCGCGTAGAACTTGCATTGGATGGCGTGGAATTCATTCGTGCCGTGGGTTTGTGCCACTAGGTCTATGCCCGTATCCCTCGCATCCAAGCCTTGCTCACGCGCCCAATCCGCATACGTCCACACCTTGCTGTACAGATCCCGATAGCTGGCTTCATTGCGCAGGTAGGTACAAATCAGGTCTTCAAAGTACGTGCCTTTCTCGCGGTGGGTTTGGGAAGCGTCACGGTAGGTGGTGAGTAGGGTTTGTAACGGGGTCATGGTATCCAGCGTCGGCTTGTGGGGGTGGCTGGATAGTAACCTATCTTATGCATGGCTTGGTAATGCCTAAGCACAAACCAGCATCGTAAAATCTGCTACACTCTGCACCGCTTGCACATTTCAACGACTCTTCCAAAGTCTGCAAGCACCACAGTTAGCCAGCCAATGGGTACAAACTCTCCCCATTGGTTGGTTATTTTTCTATACTT
This DNA window, taken from Thiothrix subterranea, encodes the following:
- a CDS encoding DEAD/DEAH box helicase, with the protein product MTPLQTLLTTYRDASQTHREKGTYFEDLICTYLRNEASYRDLYSKVWTYADWAREQGLDARDTGIDLVAQTHGTNEFHAIQCKFYAPDYRIQKRDIDSFFTASGKKPFTHRLIIVTTNNWSEHADDALRDQQPPVSKIDLNDLENSQIDWSRYQPNQPAVFKAKKQLRDHQKKALAKVQQGLQTADRGKLIMACGTGKTFTSLKIAESLAGSGKRVLFLVPSLSLLSQTLTEWTQESATPLHSFAVCSDSDVGNKRKKDDDIVQTFAHELRYPATTKPDRLAQELGKRHDSHHMSVVFSTYHSIDVISKAQQAHGLAGFDLIICDEAHRTTGATFDDEDESSFVKVHDAAFIQASKRLYMTATPRIYADSTKVTAERDNVALCSMDNAALYGQDLYVISFSEAVKQGLLVDYKVLVLSIDEAHISRSLQNLLKDEDNQLKVDDAAKIVGCWKALSKQGTTQDLVDDQAFMRRAVAFCQVIEPAKNPKYHKVSSKNIAAMFQEVVEAYQEHEREQQTAFETPPTLTLDCEAAHVDGGMNASQKEAKLNWLKAETPDNTCRILSNVRCLSEGVDVPALDAVLFLTPRNSQVDVVQSVGRVMRLAPGKKRGYIILPVVIPAGVEPHKALEDNKTYKVVWQVLQALRSHDDRFDAMVNKLDLNGPDTSKMEVIAITDKIAKKANKPTKKDTGKGEFGIGKNPPKRGKGGKGDGTGSEQMDLTLEVDEIQRAIYAKIVKKVGNRGHWEDWANDIAKIARTHITRIQAILDTPSNSAEIAAFQAFAGELRDDLNNAITDGEIVEMLAQHLITKPVFEALFKDYSFAEHNPMSKAMQDVLEKLEAHRLDKEADTLQAFYDSVKMRAEGIDNAAGKQKIVVELYDKFFRNAFPRMTERLGIVYTPVEVVDFIIHSVNDVLQSEFGQTLGDENVHIIDPFTGTGTFITRLLQSGLITPEQLPYKYQHEIHANEIVLLAYYIAAINIEAVYHDLVGGEYQPFNGICLTDTFQLHEKPDLVDKILVDNSARRVKQKALDIRVIIGNPPYSIGQKSENDNNDNVIYPHLDNRIRSTYAAQSKAILSKGLYDSYIRAIRWASDRIGDSGVMGFVSGNGFVEKSSMDGLRKCFADEFSSLYVFNLRGDIRKNMLSKGKAMEGQNVFGSGSMTGIAITLFIKNPKATEQGKIHYFDIGNDLKQAEKLETISDFKSINGIAAVNGWQRITPDEHSDWLKQRDDSFSEFISMGDKKDKSSVTIFENFSLGVVTNRDAWCYNASKVGVSVNMKRMIVFYNAESKRFNAVHIGLDKKAREAQVDGFINTDPTQISWTRSLKHELAKDTQFAFESDCLTPSVYRPFSKQWMYFNRRFNEMVYQMPRIFPDSSVENRVICVSGVGGRSGFSALMMGSISNLDTIEKGQCFPLKLYEKAEVESDGGIWKNHELFPIGAAITNERTNERTNERTNYTAKDGIGDTGLLHFQAAYPTETISKEDLFYYIYGLLHSEDYKAKYADNLTKELPRIPAVKQAADFWHFSTAGRELAELHVNYETQAPYPVTLDCGSRKLAELQDKDFYVTKMKFASKGDKSTVVYNHAITIKGIPLAAYDYVVNGKPALEWVMERQGVSTHKDSGIVNDANDWAIETMKNARYPLELFQRVITVSLRTMEIVRGLPGLG